One stretch of Arthrobacter polaris DNA includes these proteins:
- a CDS encoding FHA domain-containing protein: MHISTGEVVELDHSLIVGRQPSVSRVLGGAMPRLIQVTSGNGDISRSHVEIRLDGWDVLLVDLDATNGTVLVREGQPSRRLNRGEEVVLRNGDIAELGDDVSLLFEDLL; this comes from the coding sequence ATGCATATTTCAACGGGTGAAGTAGTTGAGCTTGATCACTCGCTCATCGTTGGACGCCAGCCCTCGGTATCGCGCGTGTTGGGCGGAGCGATGCCCCGTCTGATCCAGGTCACGAGCGGGAATGGCGATATTTCACGCTCACACGTTGAAATTCGTCTTGATGGCTGGGATGTGCTGCTGGTGGACCTCGATGCCACCAATGGCACGGTGCTGGTTCGCGAAGGCCAGCCTTCACGCCGGTTGAACCGGGGTGAAGAAGTAGTTTTGCGTAATGGGGACATTGCTGAATTGGGCGACGACGTTTCGCTGCTCTTTGAAGATCTGTTGTGA
- the ligA gene encoding NAD-dependent DNA ligase LigA, protein MTSPQETPDSTPSATFLPTAAERDRYAELVDLIXKYRAAYYNDDAPIVSDAEFDLLYSELETLEALQPELVTGDSPTQSVGGDVSVAFTAVDHLARMYSLEDVFSLAELEAWLNRAAASVDKRGGQAPQWLTELKIDGLAVNLLYRDGVLVRAATRGDGTTGEDITHNVATIKDIPQRLHGANFPAEVEIRGEVFIASKDFITLNEQMVAAGKAPFANPRNSAAGSLRQKDPAETAKRPLSMFVHGIGAREGLTTATQSETYELLKSWGMPISPYYKVLDTLPEVMAFIAYYGEHRHDVIHEIDGIVVKVDDLGTQRELGHTSRVPRWSVAYKXPPEEVNTKLLDIKVNVGRTGRVTPYGIMEPVKVAGSVVTMATLHNQDVVKAKGIMIGDIVVLRKAGDVIPEIVGPVMALRELQXPPVRAFIMPTDCPACGTALAPAKEGDIDIRCPNARSCPAQLTERVAHLAGRGGFDIEALGYEAARALTAGPGPDPAQNNGVIAPSGPGPLTSEAQVFSLAEVDLSGVVVWREIRAKGXGTGRFQQVPYFYTKPTLKKPSVPSKTTEKLYEELXKAKTAPLWRVLVALSIRHVGPTASRALATRYSTMAAIQDALLAADAREQLANVDGVGGIIAEALMEWFGITWHQEIINAWAADGVLMADAVDESAPRTLEGLTIVVTGTLPTLSRDEAKEAIIARGGKAAGSVSXNTSYVVAGESAGTKLDKAEALGIPVLDEEAFIQLLATGPARLDAHDPSLASP, encoded by the coding sequence GTGACTAGCCCTCAAGAGACCCCCGATTCAACACCGTCAGCTACNTTCCTGCCAACAGCGGCCGAACGCGACCGCTACGCTGAACTGGTTGATCTGATACANAAATACCGTGCAGCGTACTACAACGATGACGCNCCCATCGTCTCCGACGCCGAATTCGATCTGCTCTACAGTGAGCTGGAAACCCTTGAGGCGCTGCAACCGGAACTCGTCACCGGTGATTCCCCAACCCAGAGCGTTGGTGGAGACGTCTCGGTGGCCTTCACCGCCGTCGACCATTTGGCCAGAATGTACTCGCTGGAGGACGTTTTCTCCCTTGCGGAATTAGAAGCGTGGTTGAACAGGGCTGCGGCCTCTGTGGACAAGCGTGGCGGACAGGCGCCGCAATGGCTGACCGAGCTGAAGATTGATGGCCTGGCCGTGAATTTGCTATATCGCGACGGCGTACTGGTGCGGGCGGCCACCCGTGGTGACGGCACCACAGGTGAGGACATCACCCACAATGTGGCCACCATCAAGGACATTCCCCAGCGCCTGCACGGGGCCAATTTTCCCGCTGAAGTGGAGATCCGCGGCGAAGTGTTCATCGCCTCCAAAGATTTCATTACGTTAAACGAGCAGATGGTCGCGGCCGGTAAAGCACCCTTTGCCAACCCACGGAACTCCGCTGCCGGCTCATTACGCCAGAAAGATCCAGCGGAAACAGCGAAGCGGCCGCTGAGCATGTTTGTCCACGGGATCGGGGCGCGTGAGGGGCTAACGACCGCCACTCAATCAGAAACTTATGAACTGCTAAAATCGTGGGGCATGCCCATCAGCCCGTACTACAAGGTGCTGGACACACTGCCTGAAGTCATGGCGTTCATCGCCTATTATGGCGAGCACAGACACGATGTGATCCACGAGATCGACGGCATTGTTGTAAAGGTTGACGATCTTGGCACGCAGCGCGAACTGGGCCACACCTCACGAGTGCCGCGCTGGTCCGTGGCGTACAAGTANCCCCCGGAAGAAGTCAACACCAAACTCCTGGATATCAAAGTGAACGTTGGCCGCACAGGTCGCGTCACNCCCTACGGGATCATGGAACCGGTTAAAGTGGCCGGATCTGTGGTGACCATGGCGACCTTGCACAACCAAGACGTGGTCAAGGCCAAGGGGATCATGATCGGTGACATCGTTGTGCTGCGCAAAGCCGGGGATGTGATTCCCGAGATTGTCGGCCCCGTCATGGCGCTGCGCGAGTTGCAAAANCCGCCGGTGCGCGCTTTCATCATGCCCACCGACTGCCCGGCGTGCGGTACGGCTCTGGCACCGGCGAAAGAAGGCGACATCGACATCCGCTGCCCCAACGCCCGTTCCTGCCCGGCGCAATTGACCGAACGCGTGGCTCACCTCGCCGGGCGCGGTGGCTTCGACATTGAGGCTTTAGGCTATGAAGCCGCTAGGGCCCTGACAGCGGGCCCAGGACCAGACCCGGCGCAAAACAATGGGGTGATTGCCCCATCGGGCCCAGGCCCTTTGACCAGTGAAGCGCAAGTGTTCTCGCTAGCGGAAGTGGACCTGTCCGGCGTCGTAGTCTGGCGTGAAATCCGGGCAAAGGGGCANGGTACAGGACGGTTCCAGCAGGTTCCGTACTTTTACACGAAGCCAACTCTCAAGAAGCCCTCGGTGCCTAGTAAGACCACCGAGAAGCTGTACGAGGAACTGGANAAAGCCAAGACCGCCCCGTTGTGGAGGGTCTTGGTAGCGCTATCCATCCGGCATGTCGGTCCCACAGCGTCGCGCGCTCTGGCCACACGGTACTCCACCATGGCAGCCATCCAGGACGCGCTCCTGGCCGCAGATGCCCGCGAGCAACTAGCAAATGTTGACGGTGTGGGTGGCATCATTGCTGAGGCGCTGATGGAGTGGTTTGGCATTACCTGGCACCAGGAGATCATCAATGCTTGGGCCGCTGACGGGGTACTTATGGCCGACGCGGTGGACGAATCCGCTCCGCGCACCCTGGAAGGGCTAACCATTGTGGTGACCGGGACGCTGCCAACCCTCAGCCGCGATGAGGCGAAGGAAGCAATCATTGCCCGCGGCGGCAAGGCGGCCGGATCGGTCTCCAANAACACCTCTTACGTAGTGGCAGGGGAAAGCGCCGGCACAAAACTGGACAAGGCTGAGGCGTTGGGCATCCCCGTGCTGGATGAGGAAGCNTTTATCCAATTGCTCGCCACTGGACCAGCCCGCTTGGACGCACACGACCCCAGCCTTGCCAGCCCCTAA
- a CDS encoding inositol monophosphatase family protein, protein MNPNTVSVEELLEVALRAAAAGAAVLAARDPAGFGATEKSSDADWVTAFDLAAENAVRAVITAARPHDVITGEELAPALPAAPSGYRWSIDPLDGTMNFIRNIAYYGTSVAVMGPDGEWVAGVVNAPALRRIYFGSLGGGAWLDEIRADGAHSVRRLTGPTEVRGGTLLSTALTNDVTVRRRLVSELDGRMDNFGDFRRLGSAALELCAVAEGSVDAYLEFGLFEHDFAAAALIAEEAGAWVHRPVLSPAVNGLPSREEVLSVWTGACVPGLEPGFAPQP, encoded by the coding sequence ATGAACCCGAACACCGTATCCGTGGAAGAACTGCTGGAAGTGGCCTTGCGCGCAGCCGCCGCTGGCGCTGCCGTGCTCGCTGCTCGTGACCCTGCCGGATTTGGGGCTACGGAGAAGTCCTCGGATGCTGATTGGGTCACGGCCTTTGACCTTGCCGCGGAGAACGCTGTCCGTGCCGTGATTACCGCGGCCCGNCCCCATGATGTCATCACNGGGGAAGAGCTGGCNCCCGCGCTGCCTGCTGCGCCTTCCGGGTACCGGTGGAGCATTGACCCGCTGGATGGGACCATGAACTTCATCAGAAACATCGCCTATTACGGTACTTCGGTGGCCGTGATGGGGCCCGACGGCGAATGGGTGGCGGGAGTTGTCAATGCCCCAGCCCTGCGCAGGATTTACTTTGGTTCCCTTGGCGGTGGGGCCTGGCTTGATGAGATTCGCGCCGACGGTGCCCACTCAGTGCGGCGTTTGACGGGGCCCACAGAGGTCCGCGGCGGCACCCTTCTCTCCACAGCCTTGACGAATGACGTAACTGTTCGGCGCCGACTGGTCTCAGAACTCGATGGCCGGATGGATAACTTTGGTGATTTCCGCCGTCTGGGATCGGCGGCCCTTGAACTGTGCGCCGTGGCGGAAGGATCTGTCGATGCGTACTTGGAGTTCGGTCTCTTCGAGCACGACTTCGCTGCTGCAGCGTTGATTGCCGAGGAGGCTGGGGCGTGGGTGCACCGGCCGGTACTGAGCCCGGCAGTGAACGGGCTGCCTTCCCGCGAGGAAGTGCTATCGGTATGGACCGGGGCTTGTGTTCCCGGGTTGGAACCGGGCTTCGCTCCCCAACCCTGA
- a CDS encoding protease pro-enzyme activation domain-containing protein, with protein MDTGKGMDTSHNNRSKLPDLVPLPGSERGPARNFAPAPPSAPRAGRGCTQNQMLEISVFVRRKSLVPDSALPGGAAPGLLAEHGASDEDMDLVEGTLEGLGVTVTESSAAMRRLRVRGPAGLLAEIFGTTLELAADVGANSSGTYRHRTGGLSVPTVLXGVVTAVLGLDDRPQSRTRFHFSPAASTTVSYTPLELGVIYDFPDGTDGSGQSIAIIELGGGFGQGDLDAYFAGLGITGPTVSAVSVDGAVNVPGQDPQGADGEVLLDIQVVGAMAPGAAIKVYFAPNTDAGFVDAVVQAAHDTPTPAVISISWGQSEDQWTEQARQTMDSAFVDAALLGVSVTVAAGDNGSADAGADGRNHTDFPASSPHALACGGTRLLANPATGAVSSETVWNDASNSATGGGVSDAFALPQWQQHVRVSAGTAPPTVPAGRGVPDVAAVADPQTGYQVRVDGTDMVIGGTSAVAPLWAALIARLAESAGHGLGLLHPALYANATQDRAAPGFRDITVGNNGSYNATPGWDACTGLGVPTVRSCARCWHALTLVARP; from the coding sequence ATGGACACAGGCAAGGGCATGGACACCAGTCACAACAACCGCAGCAAGCTGCCGGATCTAGTCCCGCTGCCTGGCAGCGAGCGCGGACCTGCCAGAAACTTTGCGCCAGCGCCGCCATCGGCNCCAAGAGCAGGGCGCGGATGCACTCAGAACCAGATGCTGGAGATCAGTGTGTTCGTGCGCCGCAAAAGTCTTGTCCCGGACAGCGCACTCCCAGGCGGAGCAGCACCGGGTCTGCTGGCAGAGCATGGCGCCAGTGACGAAGATATGGATCTGGTNGAGGGGACGTTAGAGGGCCTTGGTGTCACCGTGACGGAAAGCAGTGCGGCCATGCGCAGGCTGCGGGTCCGTGGCCCTGCCGGACTTCTGGCTGAGATCTTCGGGACCACGCTGGAACTCGCGGCGGACGTGGGCGCCAACAGTTCCGGCACATACCGGCACAGGACGGGCGGGTTGAGTGTGCCCACTGTTCTGGANGGNGTGGTGACCGCCGTGCTGGGACTAGATGACAGGCCCCAGTCACGGACCCGGTTTCACTTCTCCCCGGCAGCCTCCACCACGGTAAGTTACACGCCGCTGGAACTGGGCGTGATCTACGACTTTCCCGATGGTACGGATGGCTCGGGGCAGAGCATTGCCATCATTGAACTCGGCGGCGGGTTTGGCCAGGGCGATCTGGATGCCTACTTTGCCGGTCTGGGTATCACCGGCCCCACCGTGAGCGCCGTCAGCGTGGACGGTGCAGTGAATGTGCCCGGCCAAGATCCCCAAGGCGCCGATGGCGAAGTACTTCTAGACATCCAGGTTGTTGGTGCGATGGCACCCGGTGCCGCCATCAAGGTTTACTTTGCACCGAACACGGACGCTGGCTTTGTGGACGCCGTTGTCCAGGCTGCCCACGACACGCCCACACCGGCAGTTATCAGCATCAGCTGGGGTCAAAGTGAGGACCAGTGGACGGAGCAGGCGCGCCAGACCATGGACAGCGCGTTTGTGGATGCCGCTCTGCTGGGTGTGTCCGTCACCGTTGCTGCCGGTGATAATGGAAGTGCCGACGCGGGTGCCGACGGCCGAAACCACACAGACTTCCCGGCCTCCAGCCCGCATGCTCTAGCGTGCGGNGGAACACGGCTGCTGGCCAACCCGGCCACCGGAGCAGTGTCCTCGGAGACCGTGTGGAACGATGCCAGCAATTCAGCCACGGGCGGCGGGGTCAGCGATGCCTTTGCACTCCCACAGTGGCAGCAACACGTGAGAGTCTCTGCAGGGACGGCACCGCCCACGGTTCCCGCCGGGCGNGGAGTGCCCGATGTGGCGGCCGTGGCTGATCCGCAAACCGGATACCAGGTCCGCGTCGATGGAACGGATATGGTCATTGGTGGCACCAGCGCCGTCGCACCTTTGTGGGCGGCCCTCATTGCGCGCCTGGCCGAATCCGCTGGGCATGGCCTGGGCCTGCTACACCCGGCCCTCTACGCAAATGCCACACAGGACCGCGCCGCCCCAGGGTTCCGCGATATCACCGTCGGCAACAACGGCTCCTACAACGCTACCCCGGGCTGGGACGCCTGCACGGGGCTCGGTGTGCCAACGGTCAGGAGCTGCGCACGTTGCTGGCACGCCCTGACCCTGGTTGCACGCCCCTGA
- a CDS encoding GNAT family N-acetyltransferase produces MSIAVRDITAADYDAVARITADAYLGAGYFDSVEYPYMXKIMRVGQRAAVASMIVAERDGVVIGSATLAVEGEEWADIALPGELEFRLLVVDPAVQRSGAGAAMVQAILERARHTEGLHAVSLTTGDDWHGAHALYRKLGFTRVPERDWVVPENGKMLCVYRMEL; encoded by the coding sequence ATGAGCATTGCAGTTCGAGACATCACCGCAGCAGACTACGACGCCGTTGCCCGTATCACTGCCGACGCCTACCTGGGTGCCGGGTACTTTGACAGTGTGGAGTACCCCTACATGCANAAGATCATGCGTGTTGGGCAGCGGGCTGCCGTGGCATCCATGATTGTTGCCGAACGTGACGGGGTGGTAATCGGCTCCGCGACCCTTGCCGTCGAGGGTGAGGAATGGGCCGATATTGCACTGCCNGGGGAGTTGGAGTTCAGGCTGCTGGTGGTTGACCCTGCCGTTCAACGCAGCGGTGCTGGGGCAGCCATGGTCCAGGCGATCCTGGAAAGGGCCCGGCACACCGAGGGCCTGCACGCAGTGAGCCTCACCACCGGCGATGACTGGCACGGCGCCCATGCCCTGTACCGCAAGCTTGGTTTCACTCGGGTTCCAGAACGTGACTGGGTCGTGCCGGAAAACGGCAAGATGCTGTGTGTCTACCGCATGGAGCTCTAA